One Ananas comosus cultivar F153 linkage group 1, ASM154086v1, whole genome shotgun sequence DNA window includes the following coding sequences:
- the LOC109716290 gene encoding uncharacterized protein LOC109716290, whose translation MLLHSSSFSSLPPLPPPPLRFRRSPKTLLRSSAGDSPEIRRSPPPPTTTTNSLLHSLRHRWNLSSIDPDSVQETLGSWLVKARAALAEAAAPLVKPAQGNRPRFERESESGVLQEEVFMASSESTVERRTPNGYLSLAAVIAIEQFGRLNGLTGRKMQKIFKALAPEGIQSDARSLVEYCCFRYLSRDNSDFHPSLKELAFQRLLFVTMLAWEQPYSQGSESQSSPNKFSLQGRLVGEEAFVRIASAVAGVADISTAHHLFKALVGDEQGISLSLWTTYLVELIKVHQGRRTYQSGDDMLSDEQLLCIGSSRKRPVLKWEDNFAWPGNLTLTDKALYFEAIGLTGSKKYMRLDLTHHGSKVEKAKVGPFGSKLFDSAVSISCGLKSQEWVLEFVDFGGEMRRDVWHAFISEIVSLHKFIHEYGPADDDPTIHHIYGAHKGKTKAIQSAANGIARLQSLQFIRKLYEDPAKLVQFSYLQNAPYGDVVLQTLAVNFWGGPLITNFREGKKQQNRWVSPSEDLSSGSNVHIFDIDGSVYLRKWMRSPTWASGYSISFWRNSLVRNGIVLGKSLVVADRHLVERAALTCKEKSQIVQKTQATIDAAMIQGIPSNIDLFKELMLPFVMTAENFEKLRRWEDPRATVCFLVFAYTVIFRNLLSYVFPATLGFAAVAMLLMKALKEQGRLGRSFGKVIIRDQPPSNTIEKIIALKEAMAYMENYLQNLNVSLLKIRTIFLSGQPEITTQVALVLLGGAASLLIVPFKYILAFLLFDLFTRELEFRREMVLKFRTFIKERWASVHAAPVVVLPYEGSKSSSNIAAKDTGDETKSAKVQKGRSTVNSHSSSTR comes from the exons ATGCTTCTCCACTCTTCTTCGTTctcctctcttcctcctcttccccctcCTCCCCTTCGCTTCCGCCGCTCCCCCAAAACCCTACTCCGATCCTCCGCCGGCGACTCGCCGGAGATCCGCCGCTCTCCGCCGcccccgacgacgacgacgaattCCCTCCTCCACTCCCTCCGCCACCGTTGGAACCTCTCCTCCATCGACCCAG ATTCGGTTCAGGAAACCCTAGGCTCGTGGCTCGTCAAGGCGCGCGCGGCGctcgcggaggcggcggcgccgctcGTGAAGCCGGCGCAGGGCAATCGGCCTCGATTCGAGCGGGAATCGGAGAGCGGGGTGCTTCAAGAAGAGGTGTTCATGGCGTCGTCGGAGTCGACCGTGGAGCGGCGGACGCCGAACGGGTACCTTTCGTTGGCTGCTGTTATCGCCATCGAGCAGTTTGGGAG GTTGAATGGATTGACTGGTAGAAAGATGCAGAAGATATTTAAAGCCCTTGCTCCAGAAGGGATTCAGAGTGATGCTCGGAGTTTGGTGGAATATTGCTGTTTTAGGTACTTGTCGAGGGATAATTCGGATTTCCATCCTAGCTTGAAG GAGCTTGCATTTCAGAGGCTTCTCTTTGTAACTATGCTTGCTTGGGAGCAACCCTATAGCCAAGGAAGTGAATCACAGTCTTCCCCGAATAAGTTTTCTTTGCAG GGTAGATTAGTAGGAGAAGAGGCTTTTGTTCGAATTGCCTCCGCTGTTGCAGGTGTTGCTGACATATCAACAGCACATCATCTTTTTAAAGCTCTTGTTGGAGATGAGCAAGGGATCTCTTTAAGCTTGTGGACAACATACCTTGTTGAACTTATTAA GGTGCATCAAGGGAGAAGAACTTACCAAAGTGGAGATGATATGTTGTCTGATGAGCAACTTTTGTGCATAGGCTCCAGTAGAAAGCGGCCTGTTCTTAAATGGGAGGATAATTTTGCATGGCCCGGAAATCTTACTTTAACAGATAAAGCACTATATTTTGAG GCTATTGGACTGACAGGTAGTAAGAAATATATGAGACTAGACCTTACACATCATGGCTCGAAAGTTGAGAAAGCAAAGGTGGGACCATTTGGATCCAAGCTTTTCGACTCTGCTGTATCTATATCCTGCGGTCTTAA GTCACAAGAGTGGGTCTTAGAATTTGTTGACTTTGGTGGCGAGATGAGACGTGATGTATGGCATGCTTTTATTAGCGAAATCGTCTCCTTGCACAAGTTCATACACGAATATGGACCAGCCGATGATGATCCAACGATTCATCACATATATGGTGCGCATAAAGGCAAGACGAAAGCTATCCAAAGTGCTGCTAATGGTATTGCGAGGCTACAGTCTCTTCAGTTCATTCGAAAACTATACGAAGATCCAGCTAAACTAGTGCAATTCTCGTATTTACAAAATGCCCCTTATGGTGATGTTGTCCTTCAAACATTAGCAGTAAACTTTTGGGGAGGCCCATTAATAACAAACTTTAGAGAAGGGAAAAAGCAGCAGAATCGATGGGTGAGTCCTTCTGAGGACCTCTCTAGTGGCAGTAATGTTCACATATTTGACATTGATGGTAGTGTATATTTGAGAAAGTGGATGAGATCTCCTACTTGGGCATCAGGCTATTCCATTTCCTTTTGGAGGAATTCTTTAGTTAGAAATGGGATTGTTTTGGGTAAATCTTTAGTTGTAGCCGACAGACATCTTGTAGAAAGGGCGGCACTGACTTGCAAAGAGAAGAGCCAGATAGTTCAAAAAACTCAAGCGACAATTGATGCTGCTATGATCCAAGGAATTCCGAGCAATATAGACCTTTTCAAG GAACTTATGCTTCCGTTTGTGATGACTGCTGAAAATTTTGAGAAGCTTAGACGGTGGGAGGATCCACGTGCAACTGTGTGTTTCCTCGTGTTTGCTTATACTGTTATATTTAG GAATCTGCTTTCTTACGTCTTCCCAGCGACTTTGGGGTTCGCAGCGGTGGCCATGCTGTTAATGAAGGCGCTTAAAGAACAAGGACGGTTAGGGAGATCTTTTGGTAAAGTGATAATACGTGATCAACCACCTTCGAACACAATCGAGAAGATCATAGCCCTTAAAGAGGCGATGGCGTACATGGAGAACTATCTCCAGAACCTGAATGTTTCACTGCTTAAGATTCGTACAATCTTTTTATCAGGTCAACCTGAG ATTACAACGCAAGTCGCATTAGTGCTTCTTGGCGGAGCCGCGAGTCTCCTCATCGTACCATTCAAATACATTCTTGCTTTTCTCCTCTTCGATCTCTTTACAAGGGAGCTCGAGTTTCGCCGAGAGATGGTCCTAAAGTTCAGGACCTTCATAAAGGAACGGTGGGCATCGGTTCATGCCGCTCCCGTGGTTGTATTACCTTACGAGGGCAGTAAATCCAGCTCAAATATCGCCGCAAAGGATACTGGCGATGAGACGAAGTCCGCGAAAGTTCAAAAAGGCAGGAGCACCGTCAATTCGCATAGTAGTAGTACTCGGTAG
- the LOC109715634 gene encoding 26S proteasome non-ATPase regulatory subunit 11 homolog produces MSSAMQPTYLPATTDSIAQALEAKDPSESISILYQVLQNPSSSPEALRIKEQAISNLTELLTQEKKAEELRSLLTQLRPFFSLIPKAKTAKIVRGIIDAVAKIPDTSDLQISLCKEMVEWTRAEKRTFLRQRVEARLAALLMENKEYSEALNLLSGLIKEVRRLDDKLLLVDIDLLESKLHFSLRNLPKAKAALTAARTAANAIYVPPAQQGTIDLQSGILHAEEKDYKTAYSYFFEAFEAFNALEDPRAVFSLKYMLLCKIMVNQADDVAGIISSKAGLHYVGPELDAMKAVADAYSKRSLKFFETALRDYRAQLEEDPIVHRHLSSLYDTLLEQNLCRLIEPYSRVEIAHIAEMIELPVDHVEKKLSQMILDKKFAGTLDQGAGCLIIFDDPKTDAIFPATLETISNIGKVVDSLYMRSARIMA; encoded by the coding sequence ATGTCTTCAGCTATGCAACCAACTTACCTTCCTGCAACCACCGACTCAATCGCTCAGGCCTTAGAGGCTAAAGACCCTTCTGAATCAATATCAATCCTCTACCAAGTACTGCAAAACCCATCATCTTCCCCGGAAGCACTTCGCATAAAAGAGCAGGCGATCTCAAACCTAACTGAGCTTCTAACCCAAGAAAAGAAAGCTGAGGAGTTAAGAAGCCTTTTAACCCAACTCCGCCCCTTCTTCTCTCTAATCCCCAAAGCAAAGACTGCAAAGATTGTGCGTGGGATCATTGATGCAGTGGCCAAAATACCAGACACCTCTGACCTTCAAATTTCTCTTTGCAAGGAAATGGTGGAGTGGACACGTGCTGAGAAGCGGACATTTCTAAGGCAGCGTGTGGAGGCAAGACTCGCTGCTTTACTAATGGAAAATAAAGAATATTCTGAAGCACTAAATCTTCTTTCAGGCCTGATAAAGGAGGTTAGAAGGTTAGACGATAAATTACTATTGGTGGACATTGATTTATTGGAGAGCAAGCTTCATTTTTCTCTGAGAAATTTACCAAAAGCCAAAGCTGCTTTAACCGCAGCAAGAACGGCTGCTAATGCGATTTATGTCCCGCCAGCTCAGCAGGGGACCATAGATTTGCAGAGCGGCATACTTCATGCTGAAGAAAAGGATTACAAAACTGCTTATAGCTACTTTTTTGAAGCATTTGAAGCTTTTAATGCACTAGAGGATCCCAGGGCAGTGTTTAGCTTGAAGTACATGCTTTTATGCAAGATAATGGTTAACCAGGCTGATGACGTTGCGGGGATAATAAGTTCGAAGGCCGGTTTGCACTACGTGGGCCCCGAACTGGATGCTATGAAGGCCGTAGCCGACGCGTATTCAAAACGATCCTTGAAGTTCTTCGAAACTGCTCTGAGAGACTACAGAGCGCAGTTGGAGGAAGACCCCATTGTTCACAGGCACCTTTCATCTTTATATGACACTCTCTTGGAGCAGAATCTGTGCCGTCTGATTGAGCCTTATTCGAGGGTTGAGATTGCACACATTGCAGAGATGATCGAATTGCCAGTGGACCATGTGGAGAAGAAGCTGTCGCAGATGATACTTGATAAGAAATTTGCCGGGACTCTTGACCAGGGGGCTGGATGCCTTATCATATTTGATGATCCGAAGACTGATGCTATTTTCCCAGCAACTCTCGAGACTATTTCCAACATTGGAAAGGTCGTGGACAGCTTATACATGAGGTCAGCTCGGATTATGGCTTGA